A window from Thermoplasmatales archaeon encodes these proteins:
- a CDS encoding CDP-alcohol phosphatidyltransferase family protein, translated as MLKNSIMWKISFADSFTIINGISGLISIFYSIKGSFYTAFILILISVLADGLDGIVARKFGSFVGKYMDEFSDTVSFCVSPCIFAFLKYEIKIINPIFLSLSSIFLIFGILHLISYHIGEKNFFNGLTTPASAIILLCISYLNLPLFLLYTAFLILSFLMVLSIPYPRIERYNSIFAVIIIFLAMTGLREFIYLLLFSTIIYVIFGPFYLIHNSKNF; from the coding sequence ATGTTGAAAAATAGCATAATGTGGAAAATATCATTTGCTGATTCATTCACTATAATAAATGGTATAAGTGGTTTAATTTCGATATTTTATTCAATTAAAGGGAGTTTTTATACTGCCTTTATTCTTATTTTAATATCGGTTCTCGCCGATGGCTTGGATGGAATTGTTGCAAGAAAATTTGGGAGTTTTGTTGGAAAATATATGGATGAATTTTCCGATACTGTTTCATTTTGTGTTTCTCCATGCATTTTTGCCTTTTTAAAATACGAAATAAAAATAATTAATCCCATTTTTCTTTCTCTCTCCTCAATTTTTTTAATTTTTGGCATTCTCCATCTCATTTCATATCATATAGGTGAAAAAAATTTTTTCAATGGTCTCACAACACCTGCCAGCGCGATAATATTGCTCTGCATTTCCTATTTAAATCTTCCATTATTTCTTTTATATACAGCATTTTTAATACTATCTTTCCTAATGGTTTTAAGCATTCCCTATCCAAGAATTGAAAGATATAACTCAATTTTTGCAGTAATAATAATATTTCTTGCAATGACTGGTTTAAGAGAGTTTATCTATCTTCTCCTTTTTTCAACAATTATATATGTGATTTTTGGGCCATTCTATCTTATTCATAATAGTAAGAATTTTTAA